TTGGATTTTTTTACACTCAGTATTGCTGTTCACTgattaagacattttattttgaaaagttATTAGTGGTTACAGACAaccatcttggaagagaacaataaacatttttctgctcattgtagcaaatcaaagcgccCACACAGATTTAAGAGACCTTGACTCATGTATTTGAaagcatcatgtgaccatgtagaaaatgtatggcatgcatcgtTATCGAGGCACCGATAATTGTAATTGAATCGAATCAAAAAACCACTGAAGGTTCACACCTTCTGTCTGCcgttatgtttaaaaaatttacatttacatttaaggcatttggcagacgcccttatccagagcgacttacaacgtgctttcaagttaccatcaatgaagagatcaattctagttcattaggaccctcaaatatgaatacaatctttttattcactcttgctgtagattctgtacataagttagacaataagaacgttgcaagttaatctaaatattctctaaagaggaaggtcttaagctgctgtttgaaagtgctcagtgactgagcttttctgacctcgagggaaagttcattccaccaccgaggggccaagactgagaagagtcgagatgaatgtcttccttttaccttcagagatggagggaccaggcgagcagtactggaggctcggagtatatgaggtgcagtgcgaggtgtaataagggctgtgaggtaggatggtgctactccatgtttggctttgtaggccagcaccagtattttgaacctgatgcatgcagctactgggagccagtggagggaacgtagcagaggggtggtgtgggagaatttgggaaggttgaagatcagtcgtgctgctgcattttgtatgagttgtcagatggtacatagaggtagaccagctagaagagagttacagtattccagtcgtgagattactaaggactgaaccagtagttgggtggcctgtgttgacagagaAGGACGGATTTTTCTGAttttgtagagaaggaatctacatgagtgggagagattgctgatgtgagtcgagaaggagagttgtgAGTTGTCCAAGTAAATAGCAAattcctgatgtggtgaagaatctgctggaatgaatattaattcagttttggtgggattgagtttgaggtgatgggctgccatccaagatgagatatCGGTTAGACATGgcgagattttggaagcagcatgtaggtcagagggaggaaaagagaagatgagttgtgtgtcatcggcatagcagtggtagaaTAATCCATGTGATGAAATGACCTTACCAAGTGATCTAGTGTagaggggagagaaggagaggacctagttctgagccttgagggacaccagtggagagtctatgtaaggcagaggtggatcctttccaagtcactttgtaagatcgctcatcaaggtaggaagcaaacaaCTGCCatgccccgaattccaagcctcttctcctcgacctatctgctgcatatgacaccgttaaccacaagactctcttgtcaatcctgaagaggcttggaattcggggctcagcatggcagtggtttgcttcctaccttgatgagcaatcttaccaagtgacttggaaaggatccaccgctacctcacgtagactctccactggtgtccctcaaggctcggtgctaggtcctctccttttctccctctacacgagatcacttggtgaggtcatttcctcacatggattatcctaccactgctatgctgacgacacacaactcctcttctcctttcctccctcagatctacatgctgcttccaaaatctctgcaggtctaaccgacatctcgtcttggatggcagcccatcacctccaactcaatcccaccaaaactgaactaatattcattccagcagattcttcaccacatcaggatcttgctatttacctagacaactcgcagctctctccttctgcaacagcctgcaaccttggcgtaacaacagacaaccaactctccttctcaactcacatcagcaatctttcccgctcatgtagattccttctctacaatatcagacgaatccgcccttatctgtcaacccaggccacccaactactggttcagtccttagtaatctggactaaactggactactgtaactcttctagctggtctaccactatgtaccatccgacctctacaactcatacaaatccagcagcacgactgatcttcaaccttcccaaattctcccacaccacccctctgctacgttccctccactggctcccagtagctgcacgcatcaggttcaaaatactgatgctggcctacaaagccaaacatggagtagcaccatcctacctcacggcccttattacaccccgcactgcacctcgtttactccgagcctccagtactgctcgcctggtccctccatctctgaaggtaaaaggaaaacattcatctagactcttctccgtcttggcccctcggtggtggaatgaacttcccctcgaggtcagaacagctcattcactgcgcaccttcaaacgacagctcaagaccttcctctttaaagaatatttagattaaattataattttcttgttgtcgaactttgtgtacagaatctacaacagagtgaataaaatagatgtattcatagtcggggtcctagtgaaccagaattgatctcttcatcgatggtaacttgaaagcacgttgtaagtcactctggataagtgcgtttgccaaatgccgtaaatgtaaatgtcttcaggattgacaagagagtcttgtggttaacggtgtcaaatgctgcaaagaggtcgaggagaataagtacagatgacagttttgccaatctggccgcatgtagctgctcaGTAACAgctagaatgagctgttctgaagccagactggttaggatccaggaggttgttctgtgacagatgacgtgatagctgattgtagacaaagTGCTCGAGGATttaagaaagaaatgagaggagggaaactggtctgtagttgttgatgtctgtaggatcagcagtgggtttctttaggctTGGAAGAACCCATGCTCTAATTTGAAATTGTTAACCCCAATGTGACACGGCATATGAATGTGGATCTGTGACTAAGTATTTTTATCCAAATTTTTGTGCATAGTGAGAAATAAAATCTCCATGCTCAAACTAAAAATTATAGTGTGTATTACTTACCATGTGGCTGGCATAATAGATGAATTCACAAACCAAATtgtaactgattaaaaaaaaaaaaaaaagattcattacATTTTAGATTACAGGTACTACACTAAGCACCATAATCCAACATGGCATCTGAAATAATCTAGTTTTTTTTAGAGGCAGCAAAAGCAAATAAGAGTAATGCATCAGAAAGCTGCCCAAAGCGAAAAATTTGATAATTGATCAGAAAATTGAACTTGCACAGTTCATGTTCAGTATAATCAACATGTATTTAATCAtagatataaataaaatgtgttgtaTAGGGGTTAAAAGAATGCAGGTTACTGCATCTGAAGTAGTTGAGGCCATGGAAGTTGTTTCAGAGAAAACTCCAGACTTTCAGGATGTTTGTTTCTATATATACACGGTGTGTTTGACACACGATCTGTATAAAAGCagaatttaaatgtgtgtgaaagTTTTCTAAATAGTAACTTTTAGtgggtaaagaaaaaaaaaaaaaaaaaaaacacactaattGAAGTATTTCTTGATCCTATGGCAAGTTTGTAAACCATACAAACTTCCCTGATATCTATTTTCACTTTGTATTTATATTGCAGTAGCAGAATAATTGCAGTCATTATTTTGTTGGTTAGACATGTGAACATTGTAGCTTTGTGAACAATTCTCATCAACTGTATAAAGTTTTATATTCTCTGTATGCTGTGGTGTTTGAGAGGCGGGTTCTCTGCAATGTAGAGCTAAAGTGTGATTTTGTAAAACACTGAACAAACCCCCATCAGCTCCATTGGAATTCCCCACTCACATGGAAACCCAGCGATGAAGGGTAGTTTTGATGAGGTTTGTAGTTTTAACtgtacaaaaaagaaagatatgTATGCGGTGTGAGAACAAAGGTGAGAAAACAGAAGACTGCATGGACAAAGGAATGCAACTTTGAAAAATTTATGTTCTAGAATTAAATCTTGGTTATGCACTTAGCGACTTAGTGTCATTGATTCTTCAAAGACTGTAAAGGACCAATAAAGGTAAAATCATTCACACCACCAATGTCTATTTTCTCAAAAACTTTTGTTGTATTGACAGTATTGCTATGGACGAAAAACTCCAAAACCATTTACACAgcaaaatggtttaaataaagcaaagtCTTTACATCATATTGACATGTGCAATCAAAACCAAACAGGGGCttaaaaatggcataaaaatgaattttaaactGGATGTGCTGTAATCAAGACGGACAAACAGTGCAAGGtacaggaaagaaagaaaaataaaaattcataaattGAGAGGCATGGAGGAATCAAATAACAACGAATAAGGATCATTTCTTCTCTTTAACAGCTTGTCTCCACTTCCACATCTCCTCAatgatctataaaaaaaaatatatatattttagtgaGATGCTGATAACCAAATCAGAATTGGAAAACAgagaggaaacaaacaaaaacctcTTACTTTTGTGTCAGTTACTTTGAAGGCATTCTTCATGTAGTTCTCAAATTTAGGTTGCAGTTTTGGAAGAGTAACCCCCTGTTACGAATAAATCAAGAACCAGCTAAATAACTGAACATAATGCACACATACTATACACATCTGCACAATaatttctgaaacatttaacTGATATatatagcacagcacacaaaactTGTTCTCTGCAGCTAAACAATGCTATAAAACCCAACAAATGTTAAATTTTACAATGTCTACACCAGAGTAGCTATATTTACACCAGTAGTAGACCTGGCGACACTGGGAATTTAAGACAAACCTTCTCCACAGTTGCCATCAATTTAGCCTTGATCTCAGGCAAGGTCAAGGGGGTCTGAGGCGTTTTTGGGGTCTGCGGTTTCTTCGCTCCTCCCTGCTTCTTGGGTTCAGGAGTTTTAGCCTACAAGGTTAAAATACACAGAATTAATTTCTTAAGGAGAGTTCAACAACGGTGattgctgctgcaatttttcccccctttaaaCGGAACCTGATTAGCTGCCGGTGTTCCAGCTTTGTGAGTCTTCCCATTCTGAGCTGGGGTCTGTGGTTTCGATGGAGCTTTCTTGGGCTGCCAAAATTTCAACGTTTAGACAGATGTTTTCTGAAAAGTTCTGAGCAATACCTTAAAAAGCACATACCTTTACAGGAGATTCCTCCTCactctcttcatcctcctcctcatcgtcgtcatcatcatcatcctcatcgtcATCACTGAAAAAGAAAGCTGGTAAAATCGCCACACCTACAAGGCAAGTACTTTGTGCTTCATACATGATACAACCATGAGCTCAAACAGCTGGAATCTACTTactcatcttcctcttcatccatCTTTATCTTtttctgctgaaaaaaaaaatgaagggtaAATTAATCATTACTTGAACAATTTCCGGGTGGAAATTTTTGTGCAACAcgaggaaaaagaaacaaacctgAGGCTTCTTCCCTGTGGGCGCTGGTCGCTTCAAAGACAGTTTTggttcctcttcctcttcatcctcgtCATCATCAAATGACTGATCTGCACCCATTACTGGGGAAACCAAGATGATTGTTTGCATTGAGAATTGTtgaaacattaaatacaaagcaAAAATTTAGAAAAACACTTGATCGGGTCAATTTGTACTTCACTTACCAAGATGCTGCCCACTGATGTACACTGGACCAGAACCTGACTTAAGCCTGAACACAACTGGAGGGGTAATCTCAAACCCGCCCAAACACACCTGCAACATACAAGAGAGTTAAATTAATGTTTCTGTTTCAGTCAGGCAGTTCAAACAGACCCAGAGTactaagaacaaaaaaatctaaaaaatctaaatccacACTAACTGTTCACAAAAAGGGAATTAAAACTAGAGATGCAATGATCAAGCAAAATCCTGCAACCTTCACATTGGCGATCAACAAGTCAGTCTGGCATATTTCCAATTCCAAACAAATATTGTGCAGTGCCCCACACTTACCGGCAAGCGTGAATACAAATAACTATTTCTTTCTATGGCGTACACGCCAGAAGAGGGATCTTACGCCACAAAGGGAGGCAGAATACCGGAGAAAAATGTTGGATGCTACACTCCTGCCAGATGGGTTTTGACAGTGAACTTTGCTTGTGGTTGCAGCAGTTTCAGTCAGGCAGTTCAAACAGACCCAGAGTactaagaacaaaaaaatctaaatccacACTAACTGTTCACAAAAAGGGAATTAAAACTAGAGATGCAATGATCAAGCAGAAAGGGATCGAAATCGTGCAACCTTCTCATTGTTGAACAACAAGTCAGTCTGGCATATTTCCAATTCCAAAGTTCTTGTCTACTTGTACAGAAAAGCCCCAAAAAAATCTATGCATCCGTACTTACGACCAATGGtacaaattatgtaaatgtcatacatgatttaaaaatgcacGCCAGGGGGGAGAACCATCACTTACACTGGGGAGGGTTGAGGGCTTCAGTGATGCAATCACAGCCTGAACTTCCTGGCCCTCTGTGTCCCGGCCTTCAGCCTCGATAATGTGCATCTCGTCCTTGGTGCTGGGGTCCACACACACCTAAATGAAACCACATTAAACACAATGAGACAactgcacaaaacacaccagcagagTACTTTTCTGGCCAAAATAACTACACACCATTCTTATGGACAACTGGTGCTCCAAGTCATCATCTTCTGGGTTGAAGACCACCTCCTTCCCAGATTTGAGCTCACACCctgaattaatgaaaaataaataaataaaatgtattaatgagcAGCACACATCATATGATCGGCTAGACTAAGGACAAGGACTGGGCTAACCACGTGGTCGACATTTACCGTGATCCCCACCTACTCATTCTATACCAGATGCAGATCCGAAAACTTGGTCAAATCTAACTAGCATTTACGGGTGCTCAGCTCGTTTAAATTCAGCTTCCAGAAATACACACGACCCACATTTACTTATAATGTAAAGCTAATCGCAGGAGACACTCGGATTCGTGTCGGGCCTGCAGAAGGCCGCAGCGCGGCCCCACGTGTTCAGACGCACACGTGGGAGGCGACATCCGCCCCGACGCTGTGGATTTCAGAAAAACGACTCCACGCGGATCAAATTCCGCTGGAGGTTAAACGTGAAAACGCGACATTTCGcgagtggggggaaaaaaagaagtacTCGCGGTTACTGCTCACCACGATGTTGCTAACGTATCTGAAGACACGTACATTCCGGGGTACGTTCCTCTTCTGTTCTTACGTGAATTTTATTACATACAGAAATAACCTAACCCCACCTTTTGTTTCCTACTTTAGGAACAAACGCTGAGATTTCGGACCGGACTATAGTTAGCCCGCGTGGCTAACACGTAGAAAAGCTAGCAAATAAGCGTTCCTTCTTCAAAAAAGTACAAAGAGGGCACCCTTTTTAAAACAGGTTTTAGTCGACCGACGACGGTATTTAAGCACACCGCGCTTACCATAAAGGAATGTCTGCGGACCCATCTGCTCCATCTCCATGCTGCCGGTGCAAGACGAGCCGAAATAAGAACCACGCAGCGGGGACACGCACTCAGTTCCTCAGCCACGCCTCCAGAAGTGAGTCCGCAGTCCGCGCTCCGTTTCTGGCCAATGGCGAGGAAGCATGACCGGAAAGGGGCGGTGCTAGTCCAGATTCGCTCTTACGGATTGGTCCCGTCGAACTTCTTTATTATTCGTCTGCCTCGCGTATACGCAGGTCATTTGTAGGAAATCTTGAACAGTTTTCCGCGTTCCTCTTACGTTGCGCAGTTTTATGCGAAAAAGGGAGGCGTTTCTTCAGAGAGaggtttattgttttatatctTATCATTTCTGTTCTTACAGATTCTGCCCCAGACTTTGGAAACCAAGCAGGCAagcattcaaataaataaaagttgtaCTGTTTCATCATTAAATAAATTCTAACACAACTGTAAGACATTTCAAACGAAGATTCTCACCGGGCCACATTATACAGACTTTCAGAGCCAACGGAaagtttttatgacatttaatgGCAATTCATTTCTTCAGCATCGAAAAAGCtgtaattttaaatatgctGTCATCTGATGTTTAGAAGCATCTCATTGTGTTTGCATGGACTAGTTTCAGCACAGCAATGTCTCCTGGCATCTAGTACCATGACGGCAGAAAAATTATAAACTGAAACCTTTGGATTGGACTTAATGACAGTCAACAGGCCACACTGTAGCATGGCAACAACAGAGACAAGACTACATAACAAATCAAATTCTGTCAACACACATTAATACAGAACAATGTAAGTATACTGTATCAAATTATGATCCAGTTTAGATTTTACAATAGATATTTTTCTCCACCGGCAGATGGCGCATACGATCCAATCTGACTTGAGGTTCCAGTTCctacggtggccctgaagtgcaaaccacaacaacaaaagaagaatcacaacgacaaattgagaatcacaacgacaaaagaagaatcacaacgacaaaagaagaatcacaacgacaaattgagattcacaattacattaagaaaccgGAAAGGGTAGGTACCAGTCAACAACAGGAGACATCACTGATTGGACGACAGTCTTTGGAACCGGacgttcctctgcctgtagcgCATTTCGTTTGAACGGCGGAATGTTTTGTTCAGACTGTGGGAAAAAGTTGGTGGAGGAGTCACCGAACTTTTGCAGCGGCTGTGGCAAAAGGCTTTATGACGCATCTAGCATCGGAGACACTTCACTCCCATCGAGTAAGTTAATAAGCATGATaaaaggtttgtttttatgGTTGTTGATATCATATAAATTAAAAGTCCATTCGAGCTTATCTCTGGTCGAACCTCGCAGCAGGATGGACAGGCCCATGACAAAGTCCAAAGAGATTGGGGGGAACATTGCAAAATTACATGAAGGTGCACTTGATGGGGGAATAAATCATTTGTCTGGAATGTTATTCATACCTCAAACTTTATTGACCCATTATTCGTTGAGTCAAATGCATTGAACAAATAATGTGCATATGTGCTTGCATCTGTACAGAgtcagagaaaacagaagaatTATCAGTGAGAGTCTGACACAAGCACTTTAAGACAAAGCATTTCAATAAGCAGAACACAAAGGTTTCTGCCTGGCCATAGGGACCAAATGTATGTGTTAACAGGTGGGATTTACATCCAAAAGAGGAAAGTTTGAGCAAAGTAGTCAGCATGCACCTACCCCCATGAGGAAAGAACTGAgcataaatgtgtttaaatgtctcTTCATTCACCACGCCACTGGGACACTCCTGAAGGGGGAAACTGCAAAACATATGCCACAATAGCAGAAGCAATGAATGAGCAATAGATTGAGCTCAGTGAGCAAAACCAGATAATTGTACAATAAACAACATTGTCAATATTGTCACGACTCGGGGTGAGATGGGGAATGAAGCACAAAAGCGGAACAATAGGATAAAGGGGATTTGAATAATCACAACAAAAACAGGCACGAGGACCAGAAAACAGGGGATAGATTAAAAACTAGCCAGAAAGAGTGTGTCTAAAATGCCAGGAACAAAACAGCAAACCATAAGGTAAGTCTTGCCCACATTATTGTTGCAGCAAGGTTCTGTGCTTGTTCCCCGCTTTTATGGAGCCCTGGTCAGTAAGGCCAGATTGGTCTCGGCTGTGATTGATCCGGGCTCCATTGCTCCATCCAGGCCCAGCCGTGAAAAAAATATACTGTACAAACCACAAATGAATATGCATGTAACAGATGCAGAACAGTGCATAGGATATGAATGATGACGAATACATGTGTATTAcatattgtaaaaaatgtacacagATACAGCAGTGAAATGAACTGTATCCTTGTCCTGGGAGGAAAAACACCCACAGACTTACATTACTCATTGCTCTGTTAGCCAATCAGAGCAAATGGATCAGTTAGCTTCCCAAATTCAAGTTAGATGTGGGAAGAATAAAGAAGTAGAATAAagtcatatttaattttgttgctttaacagtattgtttgcaatgttttatttgcatagtgcagatgttaaaaaaattggccacaggtgctggttccaggtgtggccaatccggacagcttttaaaaagcctgtgactccgcccctctgcagcggcgACATTCTTTGTGAACTTTTGTTTAGTGAACAGGCTGAGGTATATTAAGTTCTGGCAGTTTCCACACGCCTGCTggcttgtttttgttctcccctttatttccctgtgTTCGGCCATCGTGCCGTTGTTTCttagtgttttattaataaatccctttcccagaatgtcccacctctgtgcttccttcccccgtcagctcaccgTCATGACAAAAATGCAGATTAGTGCGGGCCATTTTACTTCCCTATCCCAGACACTCCCCACCCACCACCACTACGAGTGTAGACACAGATGCAACATTGCTCTTAGTGAGACTCTGAAAGCCGTGTTTACCTACAGTGCGGATCAATACCGGATCACTACGTTTATCTACCTCACTCACTTCCTCCCTTTCGCTCCCAGGTTATTGTTAAGAGGTGTTTATGGGGAGCTTTCATGACATTATGGCATGATGAAACAACATAAACTAATAGAAATTTATTTAACTAATaggaatttatttaaaaacaacagcTAATGAATTCATCATCTAATAAATATCTTTTGCTGTGTCTAAGATAgtatatctttttttgttttagcgTATATGTAGTATGCATGTGTGAATGCAGTGTGTGAATCTTCAATGTGCAGTATGGGAGGCTCAGCAGTGGTTTAAATCCAGGCCTGTAGAGCCGGATTATGCATGGGTAGAGGATCCGCAGATCTAAATGAATATTTGCATTTCTGAGGCAAGGATTACTTGATGCAAAATAGGACAAACCCTCACCACGTtttacaggggcaccatagagagtagtgctgcacgattaatctaatcgcaatcgtaatcgcgatgtcagtctgtgcgattacatgaacgcaaaaagatgctatttaaatgattagtacatggattggatcggatatgttgccgatccattctcattctctcaaagttggcgagctgactgaagtctcacatctcacgtctcacatctcagtcggatgtgacgtgtttggtcacatgactttcgattcggaggtaacatcatcggagcgtctcttccgccgctgcaggacatcttctataagtgctgcatcagaagagcctcctgcatcgtgcttgactcctcacatccatcacatggactttttacactcctcccatccggcagacgctaccgcagcatcaggtctcgatcctccaggatgcgtgatagcttcttcccacaagccatcaggctcctgaacacactacctgcgctcatacttccccccacacgcactcgcactgtggactaactctgttgcacctctgcactttacacctcattgctgcaattAAGCACACGCTGCTATACAGACTacctcttcatgttgcactgaaactaataactgtactatcactactgttgtttatttgcacagtctaaacatgtatatatcactggtcactttttaacacttcatttttagctaaaatgtatat
The window above is part of the Denticeps clupeoides chromosome 6, fDenClu1.1, whole genome shotgun sequence genome. Proteins encoded here:
- the npm1a gene encoding nucleophosmin 1a isoform X1 — protein: MEMEQMGPQTFLYGCELKSGKEVVFNPEDDDLEHQLSIRMVCVDPSTKDEMHIIEAEGRDTEGQEVQAVIASLKPSTLPSVCLGGFEITPPVVFRLKSGSGPVYISGQHLVMGADQSFDDDEDEEEEEPKLSLKRPAPTGKKPQQKKIKMDEEEDDDDDEDDDDDDDEEEDEESEEESPVKPKKAPSKPQTPAQNGKTHKAGTPAANQAKTPEPKKQGGAKKPQTPKTPQTPLTLPEIKAKLMATVEKGVTLPKLQPKFENYMKNAFKVTDTKIIEEMWKWRQAVKEKK
- the npm1a gene encoding nucleophosmin 1a isoform X2; the protein is MEMEQMGPQTFLYGCELKSGKEVVFNPEDDDLEHQLSIRMVCVDPSTKDEMHIIEAEGRDTEGQEVQAVIASLKPSTLPSVCLGGFEITPPVVFRLKSGSGPVYISGQHLVMGADQSFDDDEDEEEEEPKLSLKRPAPTGKKPQKKIKMDEEEDDDDDEDDDDDDDEEEDEESEEESPVKPKKAPSKPQTPAQNGKTHKAGTPAANQAKTPEPKKQGGAKKPQTPKTPQTPLTLPEIKAKLMATVEKGVTLPKLQPKFENYMKNAFKVTDTKIIEEMWKWRQAVKEKK
- the LOC114792962 gene encoding S-modulin-like isoform X2, whose protein sequence is MTMLFKFNFPLQECPSGVVNEETFKHIYAQFFPHGDASTYAHYLFNAFDSTNNGSIKFEGHRRNWNLKSDWIVCAICRWRKISIVKSKLDHNLIQYTYIVLY
- the LOC114792962 gene encoding uncharacterized protein LOC114792962 isoform X1; the protein is MTMLFKFNFPLQECPSGVVNEETFKHIYAQFFPHGDASTYAHYLFNAFDSTNNGSIKFESEQNIPPFKRNALQAEERPVPKTVVQSVMSPVVDWATVGTGTSSQIGSYAPSAGGEKYLL